GGTGTCATTCGCCCGATGCTAGGGGGCGCCACGGACGTGGCGGAGTCCGGGGTATGGCACGCCTCACGGGTTGGACTGGGGCATAATGCCCGAGCCGGTCGGCAAGATCCGCCCCGAGGAGCGCAGCGACGAGGGCGGATCGCGCTGAGCGCGGGGCATCAGCGAGCGAAGCGAGCGCGGCCAACACAGCCCGAGCCGGTCGGCAAGATCCGCCCCGAGGAGCGCAGCGACGAGGGCGGATCGCGCTGAGCGCGGGGCATCAGCGAGCGAAGCGAGCGCGGCCAACACAGCCCGAGCCGGTCGGCAAGATCCGCCCCGAGGAGCGCAGCGACGAGGGCGGATCGCGCTGAGCGCGGGGCATCAGCGAGCGAAGCGAGCGCAGCCAACACAGCCCGAGCCGGTCGGCAAGATCCGCCCCGAGGAGCGCAGCGACGAGGGCGGATCGCGCTGAGCGCGGGGCATCAGCGAGCGAAGCGAGCGCAGCCAACACAGCCCGAGCCGGTCGGCAAGATCCGCCCCGAGGAGCGCAGCGACGAGGGCGGATCGCGCTGAGCGCGGGGCATCAGCGAGCGAAGCGAGCGCAGCCAACACAGCCCGAGCCGGTCGGCAAGATCCGCCCCGAGGAGCGCAGCGACGAGGGCGGATCGCGCTGAGCGCGGGGCATCAGCGAGCGAAGCGAGCGCGGCCAACACAGCCCGAGCCGGTCCGCCCTCCCGTGCGGATGATCAGGGAGTTGGTGGGCGTGGCGGGCGGCGTGGCGGCCCACGGGGTCCCTGATCAACCGCCGGCGGGCGTGGTGGTGTCGCATGTTCGCCGCGTCACGTTCCGGCCATGCGATGACCATCTGCCGGGATGGTTCGTGGACACTTGATCGGCGGGTCACAGACCCGAAACAGACCTCCCGCACGATCATCTTCAGGCAGACTGTTCGACGGTGCCCGTCACCTGAACCCGGAGCGCGACCATGAGCACACAGTCCACAAACGGCCTCGTCGAGATTCCTCGTTCGGTCCTTTCAATGGCTGTCGGCATGATCGACACGGTGGAGCGGGTGGTGATCGGCGACGCCAAGGTGCGCACCGCCCGCCGCAACGCGTGGGAGGCCATCTGCGCCGACCGCGCCCGCGCCCTCCACCACGACGAGGTGCGCCGCCTGGTGAGTCAGCTCAGCGTCGGGTCCTCGCCGCGGTCCAAGGCGTCCCAGGCCGCCGTCGGCCCGTCCGCCGGCCGCCGCGCCGCGCGCTCGTAACGCGTCCCCAGCCCGGGCCACGACGGCCCGCGCGCCGCGGTCAGCGCGCCGCCCGCGGCCAGCGCCAGCCCACCCGCCACGCACGCAAGGGCCCACGTCGTGGTCCGGCTGAGACCGTAAGCGCCACCCACCGCAACACCAAGACCGACAAACAGCAGCAGTACGCCGATCCACCGTCGCGCCCACCGACGAGTGGCCACGACCGCGCCCGACCCGGCAAGACCAACCACTGCCAGCGGCGGCAGCCACGGCAGCAGGTCGCCCCCGGTGCGCGGGGTGCGCAGCGGCGGCAGCGGCTCCGGCCGGGTCACCACGTCGACCACCCAGGTGCGGGTCGCCGCGAAGAGCGCCAGGCCCGCGCCGGCGAGGCACAGGATGACGGTGTACGCCAGCTGGCGTCGCTCGTTCATCGTGCGGCTTTCAACGTCTCCGCGGCGGCGATGGCCGCGAGGACGGCGGCTGCCTTGCTCTGGGTCTCCCGCTCCTCCGCCGCGGGGTCGGAGTCGGCGACGATGCCGGCACCGGCCTGCACGTAGGCCCGCCCGCGCCGGATCAGCGCGGTGCGGATGGCGATCGCCATGTCCATGTCGCCGCCGAAGCCGAAGTAGCCGACCGTCCCCCGTACAGGCCGCGGCGGGTCGGCTCCAGCTCCTCGATGATCTCCATCGCCCGCACCTTGGGCGCGCCGGAGAGGGTGCCGGCCGGGAAGGTGGCGGCCAGCGCGTCGAACGCGGTCTGGTCCTCGCGCAGCTCGCCGACCACGGTGGAGACGATGTGCATCACGTGGCTGTACCGCTCGATGGTCGCGAACTCCGGCACCTCCACCGTGCCCGGGCGGCACACGCGGCCCAGGTCGTTGCGGCCGAGGTCGACGAGCATCACGTGCTCGGCCCGCTCCTTGGGGTCGCCGATCAGCTCGGCGGCGAGGCCACCGTCCTCCTCGGGGGTGGTGCCGCGCGGCCGCGTGCCGGCGATCGGATGGAGCAGTGCCCGCCGCCCCTTGACTTTGAGGTGCGCCTCCGGCGAGGAGCCGACGATGTCGAAGTCGTCGAAGCGCAGCAGGTACATGTAAGGGCTGGGGTTTGTCGTGCGCAGCACGCGGTAGACGTCGAGCGGGTCGGCGGTGGTCTCGCGCTCGAAGCGCTGCGCCACCACGATCTGGAAGCACTCGCCCGCGCGGATCGCCTCCTTGGCCACCTCGACCGCCTTGGGGTACGCGCCCGCCTCCGTGCGGCTGCGCACCTCCCCGATCGGCGGACTGTCCACTGTGGAGATCATCGGCGGGATGGGGCGGGACAGCGCCGTGGTCATCGCGTCGAGGCGGCCGACCGCGTGGTGGTACGCGGCGTCGTGCTCGCCCTCCTCGATGATCGCGTTGGCGACGAGGATCGCCGCGCCCTCGTAGTGGTCGAGCACCACCAGGTCGGTGGCGAGCATCATGCCGAGCTCGGGCAGCTCCAGGTCGTCCTCGGTGAGGGTGGGGAGGCGCTCGAAGCGGCGCACCAGGTCGTACCCCAGATAGCCCACCATGCCCCCGGTGAGCGGTGGGAGGCCGGCGGGCATCTCGTTGTTGGTGAGCGCGGCCACGGTCCGCTGGAGGACGTCGACCACCCCGCCCTCGGTGGGCACGCCGGCGGGCGGTGTGCCCAGCCACGCGGCGCGCCCGTCCCGCTCGACGAGGGTGGCCGCGCTCCGCACACCGATGAACGAGTACCGCGACCACGCCGTCCCCGCCGAGCCGGCACCCTGCTCCGCCGACTCCAGCAGGAAGGTGCCGGGTCCGCCGGCAAGCTTGCGGTACACCCCGATGGGCGTCTCCCCGTCGGCCAGCAGCCGCCGCGTGACCGGGACGACGCGGCGCGTAGCGGCGAGGGTGCGAAAGGTGGCAAGGTCCGGACTGACCGCTCCGGTCGTCATGTGGTCTCCCCCGTCTCGGTCTGTGGCTCTGCCGGCGGCTGCCTTACCGGAAGCTCGTCGAAGAAGCAGGTGTGGTTGCCGGTGTGGCAGGCGGCGCCCACCTGCTCGACGGTGACCAGCACGGTGTCGCCGTCACAGTCCAGCGAAACACCTTTCACGTACTGGTGGTGGCCCGACGTCTCCCCCTTCACCCAGTACTCCTGGCGGCTGCGGGACCAGTAGGTGGCCCGGCCGGTGGTGAGGGTGCGGTGCAGCGCCTCGTCGTCCATCCACGCCATCATCAGCACGTCGCCGGTGCCGTGCTCGCGCACGACGGCGGCGACGAGACCCGCCTCGTTTCGGCGCAGGCGCGCGGCAATCACCGGGTCGAGGGAGGACGGTCGGGCGGGCCGGGTAGGCGGTTCAGGTACGGGCACGGTGTCCAATTGTTCCGCAAGGGATTTGGTGCTCTTCGAGGGGCTGTGCGAAGGACCTCTGGACGGTAGGTTGTCGGTGCGCCGCCAGGGTCTACGGCGGGGTGCCCGGTTGTCAGGCCGGGCCAGAATCGCAACGATTCGGCGCGACGTTCGCCTTGCCGTGGACTGCGCACGCCGAAGATCACGTACGGGCGCACCGGGCACCCCGGCATCCGCTCGCCGGGGCGCAGCCGAGCGGACGGAGGACACCACAGTCATGCAGCCCACCCCGATGCCAGGTTCCGAGCACTCCGACACCGAGACGACAGCCGCGATCCCCGTAGTTCCGTCCGGGCTCCTGCCCGGGCAGCGGCAGCCCTCCGAGCAGACCTCCGCCATCAACGAAGCCACGACCGAGATCCCCATCATCGTCCCGCGCGACCGGGCCGAGGACGCGCCCCTCCCCCGCTAGCCAGCCAGCTGATCGACGCCTCCGCACCCGCTCCGGCCACGCCCGGCCCGTACGACGCCCCTACGGCCCCTGACGCCGTCGCCACCCAGACCCCGTACGCCACCACCCCGTCGGACGCCTCACCCTCCGAGGCCCTCGCCGACGCGGACGCCTCCGCTGACGCCTCCATTGACGTGGACGCCTCCGTTGACGCGGACGCCTCCGTTGACGCGGACGCCTCGGTCGATGCGGAGGCCCCGGTGGAGACTGACGCCTCTGCCGACGCGGACGCCGCCGTTGACACCGACGCCACGACGGACGCCGAGGCCGCGGAGCTTGATGCCGTAGGTGACACGGTCGCCGCGGACGAAGCCGAGGCGACGGATGCCGCCGGTGACGCGGTCGATGCGGAGGCCGAAGCTTCTCCGGAGGCGGAGGCTCCCGTGGAGGCGGCGCCGGACCTGGAGGCCGACTCCGACGCGGACCCCGAGCTCGACGCGGTGACCCAGGACGATGCCGAGGCGGACGCTGACGCGGAGCCCGAGGCGGCGGTAGCGCCCGCCGTCGAGCCCGACGCGGTGACCGAAGACGATGCCGAGGCGGACGCTGAGCCCGAGACGGTGGTAGAGCCCGACGCCGCGGCCGAAGGCGACCTGGAAGCCGATAGTGAAGCCACGCCCGACGCAGCGGCCGAGACCGAGCCCGACGCTACGACGGACGCCGAAGCTGCTTTCGACCCGGAGGCGGACGTCGCTACCGAGCCGGACGCCGCCATTGAGCCGGACGCCGGCGCCGAGCCAGACGCCGAGGCCGAGGCCGATAGCGACGCCGTGCTCGACGCGGGTGCGGACGCGACGGACATCGACACCCCCGAAGCCGACGCGGAAGACACGGGCAGTCCGGCAGCCACGACGGAAGTCGAGGCGGACGCGGCGCCCGACGCCTCGGATGACGCGCTCACCGCGCCGCCGGTCGACTTCGAGCCCGACGCCGAGTCAGGCGAGACAGGCGAGACCCCCGACGCCGAGGCAGCCGCGGTCGAGGCCGACGAGGTCGACGCCGCCGGCGACGAGGCCGGGACCGCCGCGGAGCCGGACGCCGACGTGTCGTCAGACACCGAGCCCGGCACCGACGCGGAGGCCGACACCGACTCCCTCGCGGAGGCCGGTGCGGCCCCAGACGCCGACGTGGATTCGGCGGACGAGCCGACCGCGGTCCTCACGACCGACGCTGAGTCCACAGAGGACGCCGCTCCCGACGCAGAAGGTGCGGTCGAAGCCGACGGCGACGCCGTGCTCGACACGGACGCAGAAGCCGCCGGCGACGCCGACGGTGCGCCCGACGAGGATGCCGAAGCCGCGCTCGACGCGGACGCCGAGGCTCCAGGCGAGACGGACGCCGAGGCTGCAAGCGACACGGACGCCGAGGCTGCAGGCGACGCGGACGCCGAGGCTGCAGGCGACGCGGACGCCGAGGCTGCAGGCGACGCGGACGCCGAGGCTGTAGGTGACGCGGACGTGGACGGCGCTGGCGACGCGGACGCTGAGGGTGTCGGCGACGCCGACGCGACGGTCGAGCCGGCCGAGTCGGAGGCCGCCTCGTCCGATGACGAGGTGACCGCGGACGAGGAGCAAGCGGAGCCGGAGGCCGTGGCCGCCGCTGCGCCTGAGGCTGAGATCAGCGCCGAGCCGGAGTTGGAAGTCGCCACCGTGGGCGAGGCCGCCGAGGCGCAGGAGGCCGGCGAGGCGGAGCCGTCGGGTGATGTGGCCCCAGAGGCCGCCGACGCGACCGAGCCGGACGCCGAGGCTCTGGTCGACGACGAGCCCGATGCTGCCGCTGAGCCCGAGGCCGAGACCGTGCCAGAGGCCGAGACAGCGGTCGAGCTTGAGGACGCCGGAGCGACCACCGACGCTGCCCCCGAGGCTGAGGCCGAAACGGACGCCAGCGTGGAGGAGCCGGACGCCGCAGCGGAGGAGGAGCCGGAAGCCGCTGTGGAGCCGGAGCCCGAAGCCGTGACGGAGGCCGCCGCTGAGGACGAGACGGAGGCCGACGCTGAGGGAGAGTCCGCAACGGACGCTGCCGCCGGCGAGGAGGCCGAGGTCGAAGCCGCCGCTGACGATGAGCCTGCGGCCGAGGTGGGTGACGGGGACACCGTCGCCGAGGACGAGACCGACGCGGCCTCTGATGACGAGGCCGACGCGGTCGCGGGCGACGACGCCATTGAGGCCGCCGACGCGGACGCCCTGGTCGCAGCCGAGGCCGGCCCGACGGACGACACGGTCGCAGCCGAGACGGCAGGCACCGAGACGGCACTGGACGCGGACGCCGACCAAGTCGACGACGACCCAGCAGCAGACAGCCTGGAGGCCGAAGCCGGCTTCGAGCCAGCGGCGGACGCCGACGCAACCGGCGACGACACCGCAGCCGACAGCCTCGATGCCGAAGCCGGCGAGGTGGTCGTAGCCGGCAGCCCGCAGGCCGAAGGCGACGACGACGCCGGGGACGCGACCGAGGCCACCGACACGCCCGCAGCCGGCGGGCTGGACGACGACTACGTGCCCGTGGCCGACGGGCTGGAGGCTGACGCTTACCCCGGCGATGGCGGCGGTGAGGCCGCGGGTGATGGTGTTGGCGCCGATTCGGACCTGGACCTCGACCAGCCGGCCGAGGTTGGCGCGTACGCCGCGCTGTCCGGGCCGCTCTCGCCTGCTGATGCTCCCGCCGAGGCCGTTCCCAGCATCAACGGGGCGGCCGTCACCGACGCGTGGGGTGAGCCGGCGGAGCGGGTGGCTGAGGAGACACTCAACGAGGAGGAAGTCATTCAACCTACAGATGCCGCCGCCGAGCGGGAGGTTAGCCCGTCCACGGGGGTCGTGGACAAGGATTGGTCCAACCCGGAGCCGGTCGTCGCGACGTTGACGCCCCCGGTGCCGCCGGTTGGTGACGACCATGACTGGACCAGCCCGCCGCCGGACGGCGTTCCCGCGGTCGGCATTCTCGCGGCACCCGACGCGGAGACCGACGCCGCAGAAAGCGACGCCGCGACGACCGACGCCGACGAAAGCGACGCCGTAGAGACCGACGCCGCAGAGAGCGGCGCAGAGAGCGATGCCGCGGAGAGCGACGCCGTAGAGATCGACGCAGAGAGCGACGCCGCAGAAACGGACGCCGACGAGAGCGGCGACGCTCAGCCTGCCGAGGTCTCGGCGGCCGCCGCGCTCGCCGTGCTCGGTGAGGGTGAGGCGCACACCGGCGAGATCCAGGAGACCACCCAGCTCAGGCCGGGTGATCTGGTGGAGACGCAGATCGCGGTGTGGAGCGAGGAAGCGGCCCTGCGGTTCCGCGAGGACTGGCAGCTGATCAAGTCGAACTTCGTCGACGATCCGGTCGCCGCCGTCGCCCAGGCGCAGGCCCTCGTCGCCAGCGCGGTGCACGCGCTGGGTGAGCGGCTGCTCGCCGAGCAGGTCGACCTCGACCCGAGCCGGCAGTCGGACGCGCCCGACACAGAGGCGTTGCGGGTGGCCATGCGCCAGTACCGCGACTTCCTCGACCGGGTGCTCGCTCTCTGACCGAAACAGAACCAGAGCTCTTTGACCGAAACAGAAACAGCAGAAAGGGGGCCAGCCACAACGGCTGGCCCCCTTTTCGAATCCGCCTCAGTGGCCGACGAACCGCATCGCGCCCTCGGCGTACCGGGCGCCGGCGACCGCGTCGCGCGGTACCGCCTCCGTCAGGCGGGTCACCTGCTCGGGCGTGAGCGCGAGGTCGGCGGCCGCGGTGTTCTCCTCCAGGTAGCGCAGCCGCTTCGTGCCCGGGATGGCCACCACGTCCTCGCCCCGCGCGAGCACCCACGCCAGCGCGGCCTGCGCCGGTGTACAGCCGATCTCGGCGGCCACCTTGCGCACCTCGTCGGCGAGCGCGAGGTTCGTCGGCAGCGCCTCGGCGGAGAAGCGGGGCGCGCCCGTGGCGCGGTAGTCGCCCTCCTGCCGCAGCTGCTCGGTGCCGCTGATCGTGCCGGTCAGCATGCCGCGACCCACCGGGGAGTACGCGACAAGCGTCACCCCCAGCTCCCGGCAGACCGCCAGCATCTCGTCCTCGACCTCGCGGCTGAACAGCGAGTACTCCATCTGCACCGCCGCGATCGGGTGCACCGCGTGCGCGGCCCGCAGCGTCGCCGGGCTCACCTCGGACAGGCCGAGATGGCGCACCTTGCCGTCCGCCACCAGCGCGGCCATCGCGCCGACCGTGTCCTCGATCGGCGTCGCGGGGTCGCGGCGGTGCAGGTAGTACAGGTCGATCGTGTCGACGCCCAGCCGCGAGAGCGACGCCTCACAAGCCGCGCGGGCCCACGACGGGCTGCTGTCCACGCGCGTGCCCGGCGTGGCCGAGTGGGACGCGCCCTCGGGCAGCCGGATGCCGAACTTCGTCGCCAGGAACACCTCGTCCCGCCGCGCCCGCACCACCGGCCCGAGGAGCCGCTCGTTGGCGCCCGCGCCGTACGCGTCCGAGGTGTCGAGATGGTTGACGCCCAGGTCGAGCGCGCGGTGCAGGACGCGGGTGGACTCGGCGTCGTCGGCCGGACCGTACGCCATGCTCATGCCCATGCAGCCGAGCCCGATCGCGGCCACCGGCGCGCCGGCGATGTGGCGGGTCAGCACAGTCCCTGCTCCATCTTCCCGTACACCTCAATCTTGTAGTTGAGGACCTTCAGGTCCTCCTCCAGCTCCGCGATGCGGGCCTGCACGCGGTCGCGGTGCTCCTCGAAGATGTGGCGGCGGTCGGCGAGCGTGGCGTCTCCCTCGCGCGCGAGCTCCGCGTACCGCCGCATGTCCCGCACCGGCATACCCGTGCGCCGCAGGCGGGTCAGCAGGATCAGCCAGTCGAGGTCCTGCTGGGTGTACCGCCGGCGCCCGGCCGAGTCGCGCCCCACCGGCTCGACGAGGCCTTCCTGCTCGTACCACCGCAGCGTGTAGGTGGTGAGGCCGACCTGTTCAGCGGCCTCGCTGACCGTCATCGTCATGCCTCCAGACTTCCAGTTAGAGCCCACTCGAAGTCAAGGCGACTTGAGTTAGCGCACGATTTCATCTAGCGTTGAGTTCATCAGATGATGAAATCTTGGGAGGCATCATGGCCAGCGCGATCGAGGTTCAGGACCTCGTCGTGGAGCGCGGAAAGCGGCGGGTGCTGCACGGGCTCACGTGCACGATCCCGCGCGGCAGCGTCACGGGACTCCTCGGTCCCAGCGGCAGCGGCAAGACCACCCTCATGCGGGCGATCGTCGGCGTCCAGATCGTCAGGTCGGGCTCGATCACCGTGCTCGGCGAGCCGGCCGGCGCGCCCCCGTTGCGCCGCAAGGTCGGCTACCTCACCCAGGCCCCGAGTGTGTACGCGGACCTGACCGTCCGGGAAAACGCCCGCTACTTCGCCTCGCTGTACGGGTACGACGCGGCCACCGCCGACCGCGCGATCACCGACGTCGGGCTGGCCAAGGCGGCGGGCCAGCTTGTCGCCACCCTCTCCGGCGGGCAGCGCAGCCGCGCGTCGCTGGCCTGCGCGATCATGGGTGAGCCCGAGCTGCTGGTGCTCGACGAGCCCACGGTCGGGCAGGATCCCGTGCTCCGCGACGAGCTGTGGAAGCAGTTTCACGACCTCGCCGGCCGGGGCGCCACGATCCTCGTCTCCAGCCACGTGATGGACGAGGCGGGGCGGTGCGAGCGGCTCCTGCTCATCCGCGAGGGCGCGCTGATCGCCGACGACACCCCGGCGGCGGTGCGCGAGCGGGCCGGCACCGACGACCTCGACGAGGCTTTCCTCCGCCTGATCAAGGCGCAGGGTGAGACACCGGCACCGGCACAGGAGGAGACGGCATGAGCCCGCGCATTCTCGGCGCCACGATCGTGCGCATCCTGCGCCAACTGCTGCACGACCCGCGCACCATCGGCATGCTCATCCTCGTGCCGGCACTGCTGCTCGCGCTGCTCTACTTCATGTACGACGACCAGCCCGCCGTCTTCGACCGCGTCGCGCTGGTGATGCTCGGCGTGTTCCCGTTCGTCATCATGTTCCTGGTGACCAGCATCGCGATGCTCCGCGAGCGCACGACCGGCACGCTCGAGCGGCTGCTCACCACCCCGCTGGGCAAGCTCGACCTGCTGTTCGGCTACGGGATCGCGTTCGGCCTCGCGGCCGCGGTGCAGGCCTCGGTCGCCGCCGCATTGGCGTACTGGCTCTTCGACCTCGACACCGCCGGCAGCACCTGGCTGGTCATCCTCATCGCGGTCGTCAACGCGGTGCTCGGCGTGGCGCTCGGCTTGTTCTGCAGCGCTTTCGCCCGCACCGAGTTCCAGGCCGTACAGTTCATGCCAGTCGTGGCGGTCCCGCAGATACTTCTGTGTGGACTGTTCGTGTCCCGGGAACAGATGGCGGGTTGGCTGGAGGCGATCAGCAACGTGCTGCCACTGTCGTACGCGGTGGAGGCGCTCCAGGAGGTCGGCGCCAGCTCCGATCCCACCGCCACGCTCTGGCGCGACCTCGGCGTCGTCAGCGGTTGTGTGGTGGTGGCCCTCGTGCTGGCGGCGGCCACGCTGCGGCGGCGCACGGCCTGATACGTACCGAAGTAAGGATGCACATGGCACGACGGACCGGACGCCGTCCCGGCAACCCGGACACCCGCGAGTCGATCCTCGGCGCCGCGCGGGAGGCGTTCGCCGAGCGCGGGTTCGAGTCCGCGTCCATCAGAGGCATCGCGACCAGCGCCGGCGTGGATCCGGCGCTGGTCCACCACTACTTCGGCACCAAGGAACAGCTCTTCAAGGCGTGCATGAACTTCCCGATCGACCCGGCCGAGGTGCTCCCGCAGGTGCTCTCCGGCGGGCCGGACGAGGTCGGCGAGCGGCTGGTGCGGTTCTTCCTGCGCATCTGGGACTCACCGGCCGGGGCGGCGGGCGTGGCGC
The window above is part of the Phytohabitans houttuyneae genome. Proteins encoded here:
- a CDS encoding Trp biosynthesis-associated membrane protein, with protein sequence MNERRQLAYTVILCLAGAGLALFAATRTWVVDVVTRPEPLPPLRTPRTGGDLLPWLPPLAVVGLAGSGAVVATRRWARRWIGVLLLFVGLGVAVGGAYGLSRTTTWALACVAGGLALAAGGALTAARGPSWPGLGTRYERAARRPADGPTAAWDALDRGEDPTLS
- the hisI gene encoding phosphoribosyl-AMP cyclohydrolase — protein: MPVPEPPTRPARPSSLDPVIAARLRRNEAGLVAAVVREHGTGDVLMMAWMDDEALHRTLTTGRATYWSRSRQEYWVKGETSGHHQYVKGVSLDCDGDTVLVTVEQVGAACHTGNHTCFFDELPVRQPPAEPQTETGETT
- a CDS encoding aldo/keto reductase, which encodes MLTRHIAGAPVAAIGLGCMGMSMAYGPADDAESTRVLHRALDLGVNHLDTSDAYGAGANERLLGPVVRARRDEVFLATKFGIRLPEGASHSATPGTRVDSSPSWARAACEASLSRLGVDTIDLYYLHRRDPATPIEDTVGAMAALVADGKVRHLGLSEVSPATLRAAHAVHPIAAVQMEYSLFSREVEDEMLAVCRELGVTLVAYSPVGRGMLTGTISGTEQLRQEGDYRATGAPRFSAEALPTNLALADEVRKVAAEIGCTPAQAALAWVLARGEDVVAIPGTKRLRYLEENTAAADLALTPEQVTRLTEAVPRDAVAGARYAEGAMRFVGH
- a CDS encoding MerR family transcriptional regulator, whose translation is MTMTVSEAAEQVGLTTYTLRWYEQEGLVEPVGRDSAGRRRYTQQDLDWLILLTRLRRTGMPVRDMRRYAELAREGDATLADRRHIFEEHRDRVQARIAELEEDLKVLNYKIEVYGKMEQGLC
- a CDS encoding ABC transporter ATP-binding protein is translated as MASAIEVQDLVVERGKRRVLHGLTCTIPRGSVTGLLGPSGSGKTTLMRAIVGVQIVRSGSITVLGEPAGAPPLRRKVGYLTQAPSVYADLTVRENARYFASLYGYDAATADRAITDVGLAKAAGQLVATLSGGQRSRASLACAIMGEPELLVLDEPTVGQDPVLRDELWKQFHDLAGRGATILVSSHVMDEAGRCERLLLIREGALIADDTPAAVRERAGTDDLDEAFLRLIKAQGETPAPAQEETA
- a CDS encoding ABC transporter permease is translated as MSPRILGATIVRILRQLLHDPRTIGMLILVPALLLALLYFMYDDQPAVFDRVALVMLGVFPFVIMFLVTSIAMLRERTTGTLERLLTTPLGKLDLLFGYGIAFGLAAAVQASVAAALAYWLFDLDTAGSTWLVILIAVVNAVLGVALGLFCSAFARTEFQAVQFMPVVAVPQILLCGLFVSREQMAGWLEAISNVLPLSYAVEALQEVGASSDPTATLWRDLGVVSGCVVVALVLAAATLRRRTA
- a CDS encoding TetR/AcrR family transcriptional regulator, with protein sequence MARRTGRRPGNPDTRESILGAAREAFAERGFESASIRGIATSAGVDPALVHHYFGTKEQLFKACMNFPIDPAEVLPQVLSGGPDEVGERLVRFFLRIWDSPAGAAGVALMRSAVSNDWTARLLREFVTTQMIRHVLPSLTTIDQADAPLRASLVATQMAGLAMVRYVLKLEPLASAPHEVVVAAIGPNVQRYVTGDLGAAAAAAQRE